One window of the Babesia bovis T2Bo chromosome 2, whole genome shotgun sequence genome contains the following:
- a CDS encoding Phosphate transporter family protein — MAIAHPELLWIVVTSGLVAVFLAMAIGANDVANALSTSIGSGSLKLRTALIVAFVFEIFGALLLGGSVSDAIRKKVLNFDAFNDAPRDLAVGMMTSSLSATIWLMFATWFGIPVSTTHSIIGALAGFGVASGRVDSVRWIKMFYILLSWIIVPIIAVVVSCTLYILLQEAMLKRKHSCTILMYTQPFLIACTTLPLVILLAFENPLMKVNTTEGAIYNYVQWFNASAGNKAIVIFSMSLLLVLILTPSSYIPGVNRIKNGWSFLSTQQIATKDIDNNCMSKIKCFFARERSQSMQLNIGRSQLEVIDMSNVSSSKVTHERLLQSAMDMEDTARVIEQVKDTENHKTEVLFSAMQIIGAITVIISHSANDTANAVAPFATVLLLYLYGVEESKAFTPWYILLLGGLCMSFGLAFFGYQVIKNVGMKLTRVTPSRGYTIDTTAGNIVLIVSYLGIPLSSTHASVSSILGVGLVENLKTQNFNEVQVLELEGPKPTRWTKFPILNRISTKYVNFKLYSKIFVTWITTIFASGIMSATLYVVVIFCCKIFS, encoded by the coding sequence ATGGCGATCGCGCATCCGGAACTACTCTGGATAGTTGTGACATCAGGGCTAGTGGCTGTATTTCTGGCTATGGCCATTGGTGCCAACGATGTTGCTAACGCGTTGTCAACATCTATCGGAAGCGGATCGCTTAAGCTCCGAACGGCGCTAATTGTAGCTTTTGTTTTCGAAATTTTTGGAGCGCTGCTGCTCGGAGGTTCGGTGTCAGACGCTATTCGCAAAAAGGTGTTGAATTTTGACGCTTTCAACGATGCTCCAAGGGATCTGGCGGTTGGTATGATGACCTCGAGTCTCAGTGCTACAATATGGCTAATGTTTGCTACGTGGTTCGGTATACCAGTATCTACGACACATTCGATTATTGGAGCACTGGCAGGCTTTGGTGTTGCGTCAGGTCGTGTTGATAGTGTTCGTTGGATAAAGATGTTCTATATCCTTCTATCATGGATCATCGTTCCAATTATTGCTGTGGTTGTCAGCTGCACGTTGTACATCTTATTGCAGGAAGCCATGTTAAAGAGGAAACATTCATGTACCATTTTGATGTACACGCAACCGTTTTTGATTGCTTGTACAACGTTGCCATTGGTAATTTTGTTGGCTTTTGAAAACCCACTGATGAAGGTTAATACCACGGAAGGTGCAATATACAACTATGTCCAGTGGTTCAATGCCTCAGCGGGAAATAAAGCAATTGTAATATTTTCAATGTCATTATTGTTAGTATTAATTCTAACTCCTTCGTCATACATCCCTGGTGTTAACCGCATTAAAAATGGTTGGTCGTTTCTGTCGACGCAGCAAATTGCAACCAAGGATATTGACAACAACTGTATGTCAAAAATTAAGTGCTTCTTCGCAAGGGAAAGGTCACAATCGATGCAATTAAACATTGGTAGAAGCCAACTTGAGGTAATAGACATGTCAAACGTATCTTCATCCAAGGTTACTCACGAACGTTTGTTGCAGAGTGCAATGGATATGGAAGACACTGCTAGAGTTATTGAACAGGTGAAGGATACTGAAAATCACAAAACCGAAGTTCTTTTTTCGGCTATGCAAATCATTGGTGCTATAACCGTCATTATCTCACACAGTGCCAATGATACAGCTAATGCAGTGGCGCCATTTGCTACAGTCCTATTGTTGTATCTTTACGGTGTAGAGGAGAGCAAAGCTTTCACCCCTTGGTATATTTTACTTTTAGGTGGTCTATGCATGTCATTCGGTCTCGCGTTTTTTGGTTACCAAGTTATCAAAAATGTCGGGATGAAATTGACCAGGGTCACACCATCAAGGGGATACACCATTGACACAACAGCTGGAAATATAGTTTTAATAGTCAGTTATCTGGGCATACCGCTTAGTTCCACTCACGCCAGTGTTTCTAGCATTCTTGGAGTTGGACTTGTGGAAAACCTCAAGACACAAAATTTTAATGAAGTACAGGTGCTTGAACTTGAGGGTCCCAAGCCCACTCGGTGGACGAAATTTCCCATCTTAAATCGTATATCTACGAAATACGTCAACTTTAAGTTATACAGCAAGATCTTTGTGACTTGGATCACAACGATATTTGCTAGCGGCATTATGTCTGCCACTTTGTATGTGGTGGTCATATTCTGCTGCAAAATTTTTTCCTGA
- a CDS encoding putative integral membrane protein: MATLVVPLACPPDCHLFAESVVDNMENQTKCAQSGHRLFIRQYRTCAISRLSDTNDIGDQTEENGKSTFNAPGCLTKERSHSSKYAVELDDSESHNIANHKLLSHSRAGSANCLKQCSSGLYNVKTSRHISHTNRIKDYILLLGFFACLSVVNAHGNGHTEHDKDGFDTLHEPLKFIVCLITIGSSVVAFFGGSTFATNYLADVFGKQDNKAVRAVGCLLVAVSLVTVFAGCHLILASHTGVSKNELSCHVAMQTCVGVLLVAGMANLGLGTVLFAETVKSEHAINPAVVGTNQTVVRALAITLFVISILVLLADGAITGAVIKIHECEGKHISVFGYVMSITAFIDFCIGNFIVGDYECLYKDELRELVGHGIVVVIGQVFGCMIVASVVCSMVVDHVHIRAESAIILAVAMAIKVVVLDHFNFMWAITIITGTLILSFIVIAGLPIGAALLDNGQRDSKEHNHHHHSHGHTRNHSHGSDNDGHGRSSHQGSSSGEEHDHHKEKTVIHIALESCGTIMVAVAVTAWFSYRLLYENLYSVVSKTIHDVVRYINS; encoded by the coding sequence ATGGCTACCCTCGTTGTGCCTTTGGCATGTCCGCCAGACTGTCATCTGTTTGCTGAGTCGGTGGTGGATAACATGGAAAACCAAACTAAATGCGCCCAGAGTGGTCACAGGCTCTTCATTAGGCAATATAGAACATGTGCAATATCACGATTGTCGGATACGAATGATATAGGTGATCAAACTGAGGAAAACGGTAAATCAACGTTTAATGCTCCTGGGTGTCTTACAAAGGAGAGATCGCATTCCTCAAAATATGCAGTGGAACTTGATGATAGTGAATCGCATAATATCGCTAATCACAAACTATTGTCTCATAGTCGCGCTGGCAGTGCAAACTGTCTTAAACAATGTTCCAGTGGACTGTATAACGTCAAGACGTCGCGACATATATCGCATACCAATAGGATCAAGGATTATATTCTTCTCCTAGGTTTTTTTGCTTGTCTTTCCGTTGTTAACGCGCATGGGAATGGTCACACTGAACATGATAAAGACGGCTTTGACACTTTGCACGAGCCATTAAAATTTATTGTGTGTTTAATTACCATAGGAAGTTCGGTTGTTGCATTTTTTGGTGGTTCTACCTTTGCTACAAATTACCTTGCAGATGTTTTTGGAAAACAGGATAATAAAGCCGTGAGAGCTGTCGGTTGTTTGTTGGTTGCGGTTTCGCTAGTTACAGTATTCGCTGGATGCCACCTAATCCTAGCAAGTCATACCGGAGTAAGCAAAAATGAGTTATCCTGTCATGTTGCCATGCAAACGTGCGTTGGTGTTTTACTGGTGGCCGGTATGGCTAATCTAGGCTTAGGAACCGTTCTCTTTGCTGAGACTGTGAAGAGTGAGCATGCCATCAATCCTGCAGTGGTGGGAACTAACCAAACTGTGGTTAGAGCATTGGCAATCACGCTATTTGTTATCTCCATACTGGTATTGTTGGCGGATGGTGCTATAACGGGTGCTGTAATCAAAATTCATGAATGTGAAGGCAAGCATATAAGTGTTTTTGGATATGTTATGAGCATCACTGCCTTCATAGACTTTTGCATCGGCAATTTCATTGTGGGTGATTATGAGTGTTTGTACAAGGATGAGCTCCGAGAGTTAGTAGGTCACGGGATTGTTGTAGTCATCGGGCAGGTATTCGGATGTATGATTGTTGCGTCCGTCGTATGCAGCATGGTGGTTGACCATGTCCACATACGTGCTGAAAGTGCAATTATCCTTGCTGTGGCTATGGCGATTAAGGTGGTAGTCCTGGATCACTTTAATTTTATGTGGGCAATAACCATTATTACTGGCACTCTCATTTTATCTTTTATTGTTATAGCGGGGTTGCCAATAGGAGCTGCTTTGCTTGATAATGGGCAACGCGATAGCAAGGAGCATAATCATCATCACCACTCTCATGGTCATACACGTAATCATAGTCATGGCAGTGATAATGATGGCCATGGCAGATCTTCTCATCAAGGATCTTCATCTGGCGAAGAACATGATCACCACAAAGAGAAGActgttatacacattgcaCTTGAAAGCTGTGGGACGATAATGGTAGCTGTTGCGGTGACTGCGTGGTTCTCTTATAGATTGCTTTACGAGAACCTGTATTCGGTAGTTAGCAAAACTATCCACGATGTAGTTCGTTACATCAATTCATAG